One stretch of Clavibacter californiensis DNA includes these proteins:
- a CDS encoding aminotransferase class IV, with the protein MSSETILRWSAAGWATTAADPAGGGAEEARPAAHRVLAADSFLVEEGRVLALDVHRQRFLASLRLQSAAVADPAAFLDAAVAALPRDGAWFPRVEALRGPDGDVARLLVRPAPERTASVVLRDHDGPDPRTMPRVKGPDLHALGALRSRASRYGAGEAVILAADGTIVEGAYSAILWWHGDALAVVEGAVPRIPSVTERSIVALATALGVDVLHERARPADLDGREVWAVSALHGIRLVRGWIDGPATAAEPGRVRAWRTRLDALRRELPSG; encoded by the coding sequence ATGAGTTCCGAGACGATCCTCCGGTGGAGCGCGGCCGGATGGGCGACGACGGCCGCGGATCCCGCCGGTGGAGGAGCCGAGGAGGCCCGACCCGCCGCTCACCGGGTGCTCGCGGCCGACTCGTTCCTCGTCGAGGAGGGCCGGGTGCTGGCGCTCGACGTCCACCGGCAGCGGTTCCTCGCGTCGCTGCGCCTGCAGTCCGCGGCCGTGGCGGATCCCGCGGCCTTCCTCGACGCCGCGGTCGCCGCGCTGCCCCGCGACGGCGCGTGGTTCCCACGCGTGGAGGCGCTCCGCGGCCCCGACGGCGACGTGGCCCGGCTCCTCGTGCGCCCGGCCCCGGAGCGCACGGCCTCGGTGGTCCTGCGCGACCACGACGGCCCGGATCCGCGCACGATGCCCCGCGTCAAGGGACCCGATCTGCACGCGCTCGGCGCCCTGCGCAGCCGCGCCTCCCGATACGGAGCGGGCGAGGCGGTGATCCTCGCGGCCGACGGCACGATCGTGGAGGGCGCGTACAGCGCGATCCTGTGGTGGCACGGCGACGCGCTCGCGGTCGTCGAGGGCGCAGTGCCGCGGATCCCGAGCGTCACCGAGCGCAGCATCGTCGCGCTGGCCACGGCACTCGGCGTCGACGTGCTGCACGAGCGGGCGCGGCCGGCCGATCTCGACGGGCGCGAGGTGTGGGCCGTCAGCGCGCTGCACGGGATCCGCCTGGTGCGCGGCTGGATCGACGGCCCGGCCACCGCGGCCGAGCCCGGTCGGGTGCGCGCGTGGCGCACGCGGCTGGATGCGCTGCGGCGGGAGCTGCCCTCGGGCTGA
- a CDS encoding anthranilate synthase component I family protein: MHEGDARAAAEVVGRRLGRWHDPQDVFLALFAAESAGDVAWLDDSAGEGWTYLAASTDTVTAWPRGVFAGLAELLPASAPDVSPAGSAAPDADPLPDGLAFRLGLVGWIPHDTWTETVPLHHAPPSAPAHATGRVPAAALRVDRLLAFDHATGEVWAVARAGDPWPLAVEEELERADQAGARPVARAPEDDADAPPVWRHDDAAYLDLIRACQESIRRGDAYQLCLTNSAAVPGHVDPVRVHLALRALSPTHHGAFLRAGGTVLVSASPERFVEVDARGTLRTLPIKGTRPRHADPASDARARAELLASEKERAENVMIVDLMRNDLSRVCVLGSVRVTSLFAVEAYAQVHQLVSRVEGELAPGVSAVDAVRALFPAGSMTGAPKSAAVGILQALEGGPRGVYAGAFGWFGDDGRVDLAMVIRSVVVTGGRATVGAGGGITALSVPEEELEEVRVKAAPLLAAVRAGRVPPPGDEDDADAAPRPALPKAPEAA; encoded by the coding sequence ATGCACGAGGGCGACGCGCGCGCCGCCGCGGAGGTCGTCGGCCGCCGGCTGGGCCGCTGGCACGACCCCCAGGACGTGTTCCTGGCGCTCTTCGCCGCGGAGTCCGCCGGCGACGTCGCGTGGCTCGACGACTCGGCGGGGGAGGGATGGACCTACCTCGCGGCGTCGACCGACACCGTGACGGCGTGGCCGCGGGGCGTGTTCGCGGGGCTGGCGGAGCTGCTGCCGGCGTCAGCGCCCGACGTGTCGCCCGCCGGGTCCGCCGCGCCCGATGCCGACCCGCTGCCGGACGGCCTCGCCTTCCGGCTGGGGCTCGTCGGCTGGATCCCGCACGACACCTGGACGGAGACCGTCCCGCTCCACCATGCGCCGCCGAGCGCGCCAGCGCACGCCACGGGCCGCGTCCCGGCCGCCGCGCTCCGCGTCGACCGCCTCCTCGCCTTCGACCACGCCACGGGCGAGGTGTGGGCCGTCGCACGAGCGGGGGATCCCTGGCCGCTCGCCGTCGAAGAGGAGCTGGAGCGCGCGGACCAGGCCGGCGCCCGTCCCGTCGCGCGCGCCCCGGAGGACGACGCTGACGCGCCACCCGTCTGGCGGCACGACGACGCGGCCTACCTCGACCTCATCCGCGCCTGTCAGGAGTCCATCCGCCGCGGCGACGCGTACCAGCTCTGCCTCACGAACAGCGCGGCCGTGCCCGGGCACGTCGACCCCGTCCGCGTGCACCTGGCGCTGCGTGCGCTCAGCCCCACCCACCATGGCGCGTTCCTGCGCGCGGGCGGCACGGTGCTCGTCAGCGCGTCGCCCGAGCGGTTCGTCGAGGTCGACGCGCGCGGCACCCTGCGCACGCTGCCCATCAAGGGCACCCGGCCCCGCCACGCGGATCCCGCCTCGGATGCACGGGCGCGCGCCGAGCTCCTCGCGAGCGAGAAGGAACGCGCCGAGAACGTCATGATCGTCGACCTCATGCGCAACGACCTCAGCCGCGTGTGCGTCCTGGGGTCCGTGCGCGTGACGAGCCTGTTCGCCGTCGAGGCCTACGCCCAGGTCCACCAGCTCGTGAGCCGCGTCGAGGGGGAGCTCGCCCCGGGCGTCTCGGCCGTCGACGCGGTGCGGGCCCTGTTCCCCGCGGGATCCATGACGGGCGCCCCCAAGTCCGCGGCCGTCGGCATCCTCCAGGCGCTCGAGGGCGGCCCACGCGGCGTCTACGCGGGCGCGTTCGGCTGGTTCGGCGACGACGGGCGCGTCGACCTCGCCATGGTCATCCGCTCGGTCGTCGTCACGGGCGGCCGCGCGACGGTGGGTGCCGGCGGCGGGATCACGGCGCTGTCCGTCCCCGAGGAGGAGCTCGAGGAGGTGCGCGTGAAGGCCGCGCCGCTCCTCGCGGCCGTCCGGGCCGGACGCGTGCCGCCACCCGGCGACGAGGACGATGCCGACGCCGCACCGCGTCCCGCCCTCCCCAAGGCGCCGGAGGCGGCCTGA
- the leuS gene encoding leucine--tRNA ligase, translated as MAHETPDIPGETYDFRAIEAEWSEVWEREQPFRTPDASDTRPRKYILDMFPYPSGDLHMGHAEAFALGDAVARYWRQQGFNVLHPIGWDSFGLPAENAAIKRGVDPREWTYANIETQKQSMKRYGLSFDWERELHTSDPEYYKWNQWLFLKMHEKGLAYRKDSWVNWDPVDQTVLANEQVLPDGTSDRSGAVVVKKKLTQWYLRITDYADRLVDDLNQLEGTWPAKVISMQRNWIGRSIGAEVDFVVEGRDEPVTVFTTRPDTLHGATFMVVAPDSDLAAELVEGASDEVRERFRGYLERTQRLNEIERSTTDRPKTGIPLGRTAINPVNGERIPVWAADYVLADYGTGAVMAVPAHDQRDLDFARAFDLPVRVVVDTTQPVTGAIRIIPEDGELPDLEEVLPGRTGVALPGEGRLINSGSLNGLSKQPAIKRVIEQLEAEGRGRAAKNYRLRDWLISRQRFWGTPIPIVYDAEGNEIRVPEDQLPVRLPDTEGLDLTPKGKSPLAAATEWTNVPSPVDGSPATRDPDTMDTFMDSSWYWLRFLSPNDATKAFDPADADRWAPIDQYVGGVEHAILHLLYSRFITKVLFDLGYVTFTEPFSALLNQGMVLSGGSKMSKSKGGVDLGSEMDRHGVDAIRLTMAFAGPPEDDIDWEDVSPSGSAKFLARAWRLTGDITSAPEIEWKTGDEALRRVTHRFLAEAPGMLEAFKFNVVIARTMELVNAIRKTIDQGPGGGDAAVREATEVVAIALSLFAPYTAEDMWRRLGREGSVAFAGWRKAERNLLVQSTVTAVVQVDGKVRDKLEVDAKIGADELEALARETAGVKRSTAGRTIDKVIVRAPKIVSITTTPAP; from the coding sequence TTGGCACACGAGACCCCCGACATCCCCGGCGAGACCTACGACTTCCGCGCCATCGAGGCCGAGTGGTCGGAGGTGTGGGAGCGCGAGCAGCCGTTCCGCACGCCGGACGCGAGCGACACCCGCCCCCGCAAGTACATCCTCGACATGTTCCCGTACCCCTCGGGCGACCTGCACATGGGTCACGCGGAGGCGTTCGCGCTCGGCGACGCGGTCGCGCGCTACTGGCGCCAGCAGGGCTTCAACGTGCTGCACCCCATCGGCTGGGACTCCTTCGGCCTGCCCGCGGAGAACGCGGCCATCAAGCGCGGGGTCGACCCGCGCGAGTGGACCTACGCGAACATCGAGACGCAGAAGCAGTCGATGAAGCGCTACGGCCTGTCCTTCGACTGGGAGCGCGAGCTGCACACGAGCGATCCCGAGTACTACAAGTGGAACCAGTGGCTGTTCCTCAAGATGCACGAGAAGGGCCTCGCCTACCGCAAGGACAGCTGGGTCAACTGGGACCCGGTGGACCAGACCGTCCTCGCCAACGAGCAGGTCCTGCCGGACGGCACGTCCGACCGCTCGGGCGCCGTGGTCGTCAAGAAGAAGCTCACGCAGTGGTACCTGCGCATCACCGACTACGCCGACCGACTCGTCGACGACCTCAACCAGCTCGAGGGCACGTGGCCGGCGAAGGTCATCAGCATGCAGCGCAACTGGATCGGACGGTCCATCGGCGCGGAGGTCGACTTCGTCGTCGAGGGCCGCGACGAGCCCGTCACGGTCTTCACCACGCGTCCGGACACGCTGCACGGCGCCACCTTCATGGTCGTCGCACCCGACAGCGACCTGGCGGCGGAGCTCGTCGAGGGGGCGTCGGACGAGGTCCGCGAGCGGTTCCGCGGCTACCTGGAGCGCACGCAGCGCCTCAACGAGATCGAGCGCTCCACGACCGACCGCCCGAAGACGGGCATCCCGCTCGGCCGCACGGCGATCAACCCCGTCAACGGCGAGCGGATCCCCGTCTGGGCCGCCGACTACGTGCTCGCCGACTACGGCACGGGCGCCGTCATGGCCGTCCCCGCGCACGACCAGCGCGACCTCGACTTCGCGCGCGCCTTCGACCTGCCGGTGCGCGTCGTCGTCGACACCACGCAGCCCGTCACGGGCGCCATCCGCATCATCCCCGAGGACGGTGAGCTGCCCGACCTCGAGGAGGTGCTGCCCGGTCGCACGGGCGTGGCGCTGCCCGGCGAGGGCCGCCTCATCAACTCCGGATCCCTCAACGGGCTGAGCAAGCAGCCGGCCATCAAGCGCGTCATCGAGCAGCTCGAGGCGGAGGGCCGCGGCCGCGCGGCGAAGAACTACCGCCTGCGCGACTGGCTCATCTCGCGCCAGCGCTTCTGGGGCACGCCCATCCCGATCGTCTACGACGCCGAGGGGAACGAGATCCGCGTCCCCGAGGACCAGCTGCCCGTCCGGCTGCCCGACACCGAGGGGCTCGACCTCACGCCGAAGGGCAAGTCGCCGCTGGCGGCCGCCACGGAGTGGACGAACGTGCCGAGCCCCGTCGACGGCAGCCCGGCCACGCGCGACCCCGACACCATGGACACCTTCATGGACAGCTCCTGGTACTGGTTGCGCTTCCTGTCGCCGAACGACGCCACGAAGGCGTTCGACCCGGCCGACGCCGACCGCTGGGCGCCCATCGACCAGTACGTGGGCGGCGTGGAGCACGCGATCCTGCACCTGCTGTACTCCCGCTTCATCACGAAGGTCCTGTTCGACCTCGGCTACGTCACCTTCACCGAGCCGTTCAGCGCGCTGCTCAACCAGGGCATGGTGCTCTCCGGCGGCAGCAAGATGTCGAAAAGCAAGGGCGGCGTCGACCTGGGCTCCGAGATGGACCGCCACGGCGTCGACGCCATCCGCCTCACCATGGCGTTCGCCGGCCCGCCCGAGGACGACATCGACTGGGAGGACGTCTCCCCGTCCGGCTCCGCGAAGTTCCTGGCGCGCGCCTGGCGCCTGACGGGCGACATCACGAGCGCCCCGGAGATCGAGTGGAAGACGGGCGACGAGGCGCTCCGCCGCGTCACGCACCGCTTCCTCGCCGAGGCGCCCGGCATGCTCGAGGCGTTCAAGTTCAACGTCGTCATCGCCCGCACGATGGAGCTCGTCAACGCCATCCGCAAGACCATCGACCAGGGTCCCGGCGGCGGCGACGCGGCCGTGCGCGAGGCGACGGAGGTCGTCGCCATCGCGCTCAGCCTGTTCGCGCCGTACACGGCGGAGGACATGTGGAGGCGCCTCGGCCGCGAGGGGTCCGTGGCGTTCGCCGGCTGGCGCAAGGCCGAGCGCAACCTGCTCGTGCAGAGCACGGTCACGGCCGTGGTGCAGGTCGACGGCAAGGTGCGCGACAAGCTCGAGGTCGACGCGAAGATCGGGGCGGACGAGCTCGAGGCCCTCGCGCGCGAGACCGCGGGCGTCAAGCGGTCCACCGCGGGTCGCACGATCGACAAGGTCATCGTCCGCGCGCCCAAGATCGTGAGCATCACCACCACTCCCGCTCCCTGA
- a CDS encoding ComEA family DNA-binding protein: MPPSRADGDADPADDAVLGRAAPDTVHPLPGQRSRIRLRVGIGAAVVLVGAALVVTILVTAVQSAGVASPAVAPAARPSPSTHTSAGAGASDGSGDEDATGKPGDASDADGGSADGARTPIYVHVVGAVVSPGLYPLSPGSRVVDALAAAHGFADGADTAGVNLARVLSDGEQLVVPRQGEAPAVPATSGAPGAAGGSASPSAPVDLNTATAEQLETLPRVGPSLAARIIAWRTAHGRFARVADLGRVPGIGDRTLASLTPLVRV; the protein is encoded by the coding sequence GTGCCCCCATCACGAGCGGACGGTGACGCCGACCCGGCAGACGACGCCGTCCTTGGCCGCGCCGCTCCCGACACGGTCCATCCGCTGCCTGGTCAGCGGTCGCGCATCCGGCTCCGCGTCGGCATCGGGGCCGCGGTCGTGCTGGTCGGTGCGGCGCTCGTGGTGACGATCCTCGTCACCGCCGTCCAGTCGGCCGGCGTCGCCTCCCCGGCGGTTGCCCCGGCGGCGCGCCCGAGCCCGTCGACGCACACGAGCGCAGGCGCCGGCGCATCGGACGGATCCGGGGACGAGGACGCGACCGGGAAGCCGGGCGACGCGAGCGACGCGGACGGCGGGTCCGCCGACGGCGCGCGGACGCCCATCTACGTGCACGTGGTCGGCGCGGTCGTCTCCCCGGGCCTGTACCCCCTGTCCCCGGGCAGCCGCGTCGTCGACGCCCTCGCCGCCGCGCACGGCTTCGCCGACGGGGCGGACACCGCGGGCGTCAACCTCGCGCGCGTCCTCTCCGACGGCGAGCAGCTCGTCGTCCCGCGCCAGGGGGAGGCCCCCGCCGTGCCCGCGACGTCGGGCGCCCCCGGAGCCGCAGGCGGGTCCGCGAGCCCGTCGGCACCGGTGGACCTCAACACGGCGACGGCGGAGCAGCTGGAGACCCTCCCGCGCGTCGGACCCTCCCTGGCCGCGCGGATCATCGCCTGGCGCACCGCGCACGGCCGCTTCGCGCGCGTCGCCGACCTCGGGCGGGTCCCGGGCATCGGCGATCGCACGCTCGCGTCGCTCACCCCGCTGGTGCGGGTGTGA
- a CDS encoding ComEC/Rec2 family competence protein, which yields MPAAAGWTTTAAAIGIRGADAPSAVAAATVAVVCAGIAVGSAVRARACATPTGSPDAGPRIPRRRRARRADASAARFRRAAAALAVAAGVTAMLLGAAAAREPSRHPEVLEAAAHADGMVFADAVVDEPPAPIASHSGSGPGRADRVRIVAHLTALHVGRDAIGRTVDAALRLPAPVPVVVFATGADERHGGSAHARPGVGTLLRVSAAVRATDPGDRAAYLLVARGAPEIAGGPAGPLGFADALRAGLADASADLRGPGAELLPGLAIGDVSAVTPALAQTMKDSSLTHLTAVSGANCAVIVGLVLALAAAAGLRRPARAVAALAALGAFVILVTPQPSVLRAAVMAAVLIVSTASGRPSRGLPALAVAVVVLLTNDPWLARDLGFALSVLATAGLLVLAPPLADRLSRRMPRRLAEALAIPVAAQVACQPVLLVLQPGLPVHGVLANVLAEPAAAPATIGGLVACVVLPVWPAAGGLVLRLAWLPASWIAAVASVMSRLPAGRVPWAAGPAGVIALTVAIALVIAVVALGHPASARSAAAAVPTPGDVPPDG from the coding sequence ATGCCCGCGGCCGCCGGCTGGACGACCACGGCGGCAGCCATCGGCATCCGGGGTGCGGACGCGCCGTCGGCCGTCGCCGCCGCGACGGTGGCCGTGGTGTGCGCCGGGATCGCCGTCGGGTCGGCCGTGCGCGCGAGGGCGTGTGCGACCCCGACGGGATCCCCGGACGCCGGGCCGCGCATCCCACGACGCCGACGGGCGCGCCGAGCGGACGCGTCTGCGGCCCGGTTCCGCCGCGCCGCCGCCGCGCTCGCGGTCGCCGCAGGGGTCACGGCGATGCTCCTCGGCGCCGCCGCCGCCCGCGAGCCGTCGCGGCACCCGGAGGTCCTCGAGGCCGCCGCGCACGCGGACGGCATGGTGTTCGCGGACGCCGTCGTCGACGAGCCTCCCGCCCCGATCGCCTCGCACTCCGGGAGCGGACCGGGCCGCGCCGATCGAGTGCGGATCGTCGCGCACCTCACCGCCCTCCACGTCGGCCGCGACGCGATCGGGCGGACGGTCGACGCCGCGCTGCGGCTGCCGGCCCCGGTGCCCGTCGTCGTCTTCGCCACGGGCGCCGACGAGCGGCACGGCGGATCCGCGCACGCTCGCCCGGGGGTGGGCACGCTCCTGCGGGTGAGCGCCGCCGTCCGCGCCACGGATCCGGGCGATCGCGCCGCCTACCTCCTCGTCGCCCGCGGGGCACCCGAGATCGCGGGCGGGCCCGCCGGCCCGCTCGGGTTCGCCGACGCCCTCCGTGCGGGCCTCGCCGACGCCTCCGCCGACCTCCGCGGACCGGGGGCCGAGCTGCTGCCCGGCCTCGCGATCGGGGACGTGTCGGCGGTGACGCCCGCCCTCGCGCAGACCATGAAGGACAGCTCGCTCACGCACCTCACGGCCGTCTCCGGTGCGAACTGCGCGGTCATCGTGGGACTCGTGCTCGCGCTGGCGGCCGCCGCCGGGCTCCGGCGACCGGCGCGCGCGGTCGCGGCGCTGGCCGCCCTCGGCGCGTTCGTGATCCTGGTGACGCCGCAGCCCAGCGTGCTGCGCGCCGCCGTGATGGCCGCCGTGCTCATCGTCTCCACCGCATCCGGGCGGCCCTCCCGCGGCCTGCCCGCCCTCGCGGTGGCCGTGGTCGTCCTGCTCACGAACGATCCCTGGCTGGCACGCGACCTCGGCTTCGCCCTCAGCGTGCTGGCGACGGCCGGGCTGCTCGTCCTGGCGCCCCCGCTCGCGGACCGCCTGTCACGCCGCATGCCGCGTCGCCTGGCCGAGGCGCTCGCGATCCCCGTCGCCGCGCAGGTGGCGTGCCAGCCGGTGCTCCTCGTGCTGCAACCCGGCCTGCCGGTGCACGGGGTGCTCGCGAACGTGCTCGCCGAGCCCGCCGCCGCGCCCGCCACCATCGGCGGCCTCGTCGCGTGCGTCGTCCTCCCTGTCTGGCCGGCGGCGGGCGGTCTCGTGCTGCGGCTGGCCTGGCTACCGGCGTCGTGGATCGCCGCGGTCGCCTCCGTCATGTCCCGTCTCCCCGCGGGCCGCGTGCCCTGGGCGGCCGGGCCCGCGGGCGTCATCGCGCTCACGGTCGCGATCGCCCTGGTGATAGCGGTGGTGGCGCTCGGTCATCCGGCCTCCGCGCGGTCTGCCGCCGCCGCAGTCCCGACGCCCGGGGATGTCCCTCCCGACGGCTAA
- the holA gene encoding DNA polymerase III subunit delta, with amino-acid sequence MATRTSRSTAAKPSAAIPQLSWDAVRPAPIVLVSGTEALLADRAMRRLRDILTAEDPRIEVSDIEADSYAPGELITLASPSLFAEPRLIRIVNVEKCSDQFLLDAVAYLDQPADDTYVVLRHAGGVRGKKLLDAVRAGTGGGIEVVCAELKKDSEKHDFAVAEFRAAKRSITPGAVRQLVAAFQDDVSELASACQQLISDTAHEITEVTVDQYYGGRVEINAFAVADSAIAGRGGEALVLLRHALTSGADPVPLIAAFAMKIRTMAKVSGVSGASGQLASKLGMAPWQVDRARRDLQLWDDAGLGRAIEALAEADAQVKGGGRDPVYSLERMVRTVASHGRD; translated from the coding sequence ATGGCCACCAGGACGTCCCGCAGCACGGCGGCGAAGCCCTCCGCGGCCATCCCGCAGCTCTCCTGGGACGCGGTGCGGCCGGCGCCCATCGTCCTGGTGTCCGGCACCGAGGCCCTCCTCGCCGACCGGGCGATGCGACGCCTCCGCGACATCCTCACGGCGGAGGACCCCCGCATCGAGGTCTCCGACATCGAGGCCGACTCCTACGCGCCCGGCGAGCTCATCACGCTCGCGAGCCCGTCCCTGTTCGCGGAGCCGCGGCTCATCCGCATCGTCAACGTGGAGAAGTGCTCGGACCAGTTCCTGCTCGACGCGGTGGCGTACCTCGACCAGCCCGCCGACGACACCTATGTGGTGCTCCGGCACGCCGGGGGAGTGCGCGGCAAGAAGCTGCTCGACGCCGTGCGCGCGGGCACCGGCGGCGGCATCGAGGTCGTCTGCGCGGAGCTCAAGAAGGACAGCGAGAAGCACGACTTCGCCGTCGCCGAGTTCCGGGCCGCGAAGCGCTCGATCACGCCGGGTGCGGTACGACAGCTCGTGGCCGCGTTCCAGGACGACGTGAGCGAGCTCGCGTCGGCGTGCCAGCAGCTCATCTCGGACACCGCGCACGAGATCACCGAGGTCACGGTCGACCAGTACTACGGCGGCCGGGTCGAGATCAACGCGTTCGCGGTCGCGGACTCGGCGATCGCCGGCCGCGGCGGCGAGGCGCTCGTCCTGCTCCGCCACGCTCTCACCTCGGGCGCGGACCCCGTGCCGCTCATCGCCGCGTTCGCGATGAAGATCCGCACGATGGCGAAGGTGTCGGGCGTCTCGGGCGCGTCGGGCCAGCTGGCGTCGAAGCTCGGCATGGCGCCGTGGCAGGTCGACCGCGCCCGCCGCGACCTGCAGCTCTGGGACGACGCGGGTCTCGGCCGGGCCATCGAGGCCCTCGCCGAGGCGGACGCGCAGGTGAAGGGCGGCGGACGCGATCCCGTGTACTCGCTGGAGCGCATGGTGCGCACCGTCGCCTCGCACGGCCGGGACTGA
- the rpsT gene encoding 30S ribosomal protein S20 has product MANIKSQIKRIGTNKKAQERNKAVKSELKTAIRSVKTAISAGDKDAAVKAVSLAGKKLDKAASKGVIHKNQAANRKGAIAKQVAKIG; this is encoded by the coding sequence GTGGCAAACATCAAGTCGCAGATCAAGCGCATCGGCACCAACAAGAAGGCCCAGGAGCGCAACAAGGCCGTCAAGAGCGAGCTGAAGACGGCCATCCGCTCCGTCAAGACCGCCATCTCCGCGGGTGACAAGGACGCGGCCGTCAAGGCCGTCAGCCTCGCCGGCAAGAAGCTCGACAAGGCCGCCAGCAAGGGCGTCATCCACAAGAACCAGGCCGCGAACCGCAAGGGCGCGATCGCCAAGCAGGTCGCCAAGATCGGCTGA
- a CDS encoding NUDIX hydrolase gives MGIPDFIVSLRERVGTAPLWLSGVTAVILDGPRVLLVRRGDTGAWAPVSGILEPGEEPAVGAWREAEEETGVIVEVERLVAVGTTDEITYPNGDRASYLDLTFRCRYVSGEARVNDDESLEVAWWPVDGLPEMPADFLGRIRHAVDDAPETRFVRPGDDVARLARDARGPAA, from the coding sequence ATGGGCATCCCCGACTTCATCGTCTCCCTCCGCGAGCGGGTCGGCACCGCTCCCCTGTGGCTCTCGGGCGTCACCGCCGTGATCCTGGACGGCCCCCGGGTCCTCCTCGTGCGCCGCGGCGACACCGGCGCGTGGGCGCCCGTCTCGGGGATCCTCGAGCCCGGGGAGGAGCCCGCCGTCGGCGCCTGGCGCGAGGCGGAGGAGGAGACCGGCGTGATCGTCGAGGTCGAGCGGCTGGTCGCCGTCGGGACCACGGACGAGATCACCTACCCGAACGGCGATCGCGCCAGCTACCTCGACCTCACGTTCCGGTGCCGCTACGTCTCGGGCGAGGCGCGCGTCAACGACGACGAGTCGCTCGAGGTCGCCTGGTGGCCGGTCGACGGGCTGCCGGAGATGCCCGCCGACTTCCTCGGGCGGATCCGGCACGCGGTCGACGACGCGCCCGAGACCCGGTTCGTGCGCCCGGGCGATGACGTCGCCCGGCTCGCCCGCGACGCGCGTGGCCCCGCGGCCTGA